TCTTCGTTCCAATTATAACAAAAACCTGCTGAATGAAAAGGAATTAGAGGCCGGGATTTTTGACTTTACATTTGACAGCTGTTCAGGTACGTTGCAAGTAGGTGTTGCTCACACGATTGCCAGGTTAGACGACATGATATAAGGAGGCTTTCATTTCATTGAAAAAAGAAATTACTGATCACTTAGGAAGAACGGTTGTGTACAACTTTCCGCCAAAACGAATTGTTACATTATGTCCGGGTATTACTGAAACACTGTTTGGCATCGGGCTTGAAGAAGAAATTGTCGGCCGTACGCGCTATTGTATTTATCCGGAACAGGCAAAAACTGTTCCCGCTGTAGCCGGAACAAAAGATTTGCAGCTGGAAAAGATCCATGCAACAAAACCAGATCTGATTATTATGGAAAAAGAAGAAAACACACAAGAAATGGTTGAAGAACTTTCCGCGTTTTATCCGGTGTATGTAGCAGAAGTTCAAAAGATTGATGAAGCGTACCGGATGATTACCGACATGGGCATCCTGACAGATCGGGAAGAGCAGGCACGTTCGCTTTGTTCGGATATTAAACAGGCTTTCTCGGAACTTCCGGCTCTTCCAGCTGCACGGGTCGCCTACGTCATTTGGAAAAAGCCCTATATGGCCGCAGGTAAAGATACATACATCAACTCGTTACTGCAGGAAATGGGGTTCATCACACCTTTTGCTGAATCATCTGACCGCTACCCTGCCTTAACGGAAGAACAATTTAAAGATGCGAATCTGGATTTAGTATTACTGTCGTCAGAGCCCTATCCGTTTAAAGAAAAACAGCAGGCAGAATTTCAAAAGATGCTTCCTGATTCAGCCATTCAGCTGATCGACGGTGAAATGTTCTGGTATGGCGTACGGATGCTCGAAGGAGCAAAATACTTTAAAGAGTTTCCTTTTGATGTCTGATTTACTTCGTTCCATTAAATATAGTAGACATCCGGATCGCATGCTCCATCTCATCATGTAATGCGATGAATAGCGGGTCATACGCCGCTTCAAACGGAATAGTCAGGAACATTTCTTTATATTGCTCCACCGCTTCCAATTCATAGACCAGCGCATTTTTTGCTGATTCTTTTAAATTGGTGCAAGGAGCCGGCTTTTTCGGATTTGGCACAAATGTTCCAGTCATCATATAATGCAGCTGCTGGAACATTTCATAGTGACTTTTTTCATCTTCGTATGCATGGCGGATGAATTCCCGCCACAGCAGATCATCCGTCAGCTGATACATGGACTTATAATAAAAATATGATTTATACTCTTCCTCGATCGCATTGCGCAGTTGAGTAACAAACACACACTCATCCTTTCGTTCCTTTTGGCCAGTTTATGAAATGAACGGAGAGGATATCACTACTTACCAAGTAAAGGAGAGAACACTATGCTACAACATTTCAGTTATAAAAAAATGTTCGCAGACACTGATTTGCCGGGCTGGACGATTTCGTTTTATTATAAAAATAAACAATACACCGGTGACTACCATAAAGACGGCACAGTAAATTGGACAAACGGCACACCGCCCGATGAAGATCAAGTGCTCGGAATGGTCCATGATCTTATGACTTTCCACGTCTATGAATGATACGTGCCTTAACTGACCATCCTCTTAGTAGAGGAGGTGCTGTTATGGGTAAAGAACAATCTAAAGGCAAGCAGCAGCTGGAGAAAGAACGAATGAAAATACAAAACCAGAAAACCGAAAATGTTTTCGAAGACAAAAGCCGTGTCCCAAATGAGCAAAACGCCTTTAAAGAAACACAGCCGCGCTACGGTGAGTAATGAAATACTGACTGAAACTGAAGACAAATTCCGCAAAAAGGGAATTTGTCCTCAGTTTTTATTTTCCTTCATATCCTCGCGGCGCTTTCAAACGCCGGTCAGCGATACAACTACGTATTTTGTCAGCACCATATCTTGTTAATCGTAAAAATATTTTTTCTATTGTATAAGTGAATGGAATTGTATTTTCTGCCTATATAAATTATTATAAGAGATAACTAACTTTACTTTACAGGAGGTGTACGCTTTGTTCTTTTCCCTCATCCGGGTTAAGCGCGAAGCTATTATTTGGATATTGCCATACGCTTGGCAGCATTTGCTGCCTTGATCGCTATCACCGCTTTTTTTGTTGCGTGTGAATTTGCAATCGTGAAAGTCCGCTCATCGCGTCTCGATCAGCTGATCGATGAAGGAAATAAACGTGCGGTTCTTTCTAAAAAAATTGCCGATAATTTAGATGAATATTTATCAGCTTGTCAGCTAGGAATTACGATTTCGGCTCTTGGTCTCGGTATGCTCGGGGAACCGACAGTGCGCATGATGCTAGAACCGGTTTTTGAAACACTTACGCTGGATGCCAATGTCGAAACCATTCTTTCATTCACCGTCGCTTTAGCGATTGTTACCTATTTGCATGTCGTGGTGGGAGAATTAGCTCCAAAAACCATCGCATTGCATAAGGCGGAGGAATTGTCCTTGTCACTTGCGGTGCCCCTGAATCTATTTTACCGGCTGATGTACCCGATCATTAAAGGAATGAACGGATCAGCACGACTCGTTACACGATTGCTAGGCTTCAAATCCATTTCCGAATTAGAAGTAGGTCATACCGAAGAAGAATTGCGAATCATCTTATCCGACAGTTTGCGCAGCGGTGAAATCAACCAGGCAGAGTATAAATACGTGAACCGGATTTTCGAATTTGATGATCGTGTCGCTAAAGAAATCATGCTGCCTCGAACGGAAATGATGACTGTAGATAAAGAAATGACATTATCTGAAGTATTTGAACTGATGGATGTTGAGCAATACACACGCTATCCGATTACCGACGGCGATAAAGACCATGTCATCGGATTGATCAACATGAAAAATTTATTGACTGCTTATATTAAAGATCCTACAAACGGCAGCAAGTCAGTCGTAAATTATATGCAGCCAATTATTCGGGTCATCGAAACCGTTCCTATCGGAGATTTGCTTTTGCAAATTCAGCGTGAACGTATCCATATGGCGGTTCTTCTCGACGAGTATGGCGGAACATCCGGCCTCGTTACTATAGAAGATATATTGGAAGAAATCGTTGGCGAAATTCGGGACGAGTTTGACCTCGACGAATTGCCGGAGCTTCAAAAAGTCGGCACAGACCATTACATCCTGGATGCCAAAATGCTGATTGAAAATGTGAACCATGCATTGAACATTGAGATTTTGGAAGAGGATATCGATACGATCGGCGGCTGGTTTATGGACCAGCGTTTTGAAGCAATACAGGGTGAAAAGATTATCGAACAAGGGTATGAATTTACTGTAAAAGAAGTGGACGGACATCATATCCTCTACCTCGAAGCTAAAAAACAGCCGCCTGATCCGGCAACAAATGAAGCCGCCGATACGTCACAATAAAAGCTTTCCCCTACAAAGGGAAAGCTTTTATGTATTCGTGAGCCTGAACTATAAGTAAAGAAAGGAGATACTTTATGAACAAAAAACAAGAAAACTGGCTCTTGTCCATGTGGGCTGCCGCACTCATCGCCACGCTCGGATCCCTTTATTTTTCAGAGATCAAAGGCTACATACCTTGTACGATGTGCTGGTATCAGCGAATCTTCATGTACCCGATTGTCTTGATCGGCCTGCTCGCACTCATTCAAAAGAATACAACAATTGCCTGGACAACCGCTGCATTTTCCTTTATCGGAGGCTGCATCTCACTCTACCATTACGGTATTCAGAAACTGTCCCTCTTACAAAATAGTGCCCCAGAATGCGGAGGAGTTTCTTGTACAGGCACATATATCAATTATTTCGGCTTTATTACAATTCCCTTTCTGGCACTGGTAGCATTCGCTTTTATTTTCATCGCAAGTCTTGTACTCTTAAAACATACAAAGGAGTGAACCACAATGAAAAAATTATTAGCTATTGGCGGAATTATTGTCGTAATCTTTATTTTGATCATCGTCCTCAATAATAAGTCCAATGAAACAAAACTGGCGGACAACCCGTATGGCAAGAATAATCTGCAGCAGTCCACTATCGATTTGCTGGACAATGAAAATTATCAGAACGTCGCGCTTCCTGAGGATATTTTTAAACAGATCGAAAGCGGAGAACCGACAACGGTGTATTACTTCAGCCCAGATTGTCCGCACTGTATGGACATGACACCGCGTCTTATGCCGATCGCAGACGAATATGATGCGCACGTCTATCAGTACAACTTGCTTGAATTCGAAAATGAATTAAAAAGCGAATATGATATTACCGCATGGCCTACTCTTGTACATTACAAAGATGGAAAAGAGCAGGGCAGAACAGTAGGCTCACAGCCAGACGACCAGATCAGAGCATTCTTTGACGAATTTGAAAGCAACTAAGGAGACTGACCAGATGACAAGTTTTCATTACACGACCCGGCAGCCCGGCGAGACCGTTGAAAAATTACTGCGAGAACAGTGGCAAGGCGGCAAGAAATCTGTTCATCAAATGCGCATGGATAAGAGCGTAACCAATGCAGAAGGCGAGCCAGTGGAATGGAAAGAACCGCTACCTGAAGGAACTGAATTGATTTTCGGTTTTAACGGTGTGCATTCTTCCTACAAACCCGAGCCATTTGATTCACTTCGTGTCATTTGGGAAGACGAGCATGTACTCGCAGTCTACAAACCGGCAGGGCTTTCTGTTCACCCTGAACACGCTCCCGGCACCGGCACATTGATGAACGAGGTCATGGGATATATTGAATCTAAAGGCGGCACTTATGCAGAACATATTCACCGCCTCGACCAGCATACGGCAGGCATTCTGCTCATTGCGAAGCACCCGCTTGCAAAAACGATGTTTGACCGGATGCTGGAACAGAATCAAATTGAGCGGTACTATACTGCCGAATTAGAGGGACAGCTTAGAAAGCCACGCGGCACAATCAATATGCCAATTGGAAAAGACCGGTATCACGCCACAAGACGCAGAGTATCTCCGTCCGGCCAATCCGCTGTTACACACTTCAAAGTGCTCGAACGCAAACCTGACACTACTTTGGTCGAGGCGCAGTTAGAAACTGGCCGCACACACCAAATCCGTGTTCACTTTGCGCATCTCGGACATCCCGTAGTCGGTGATCAGCTGTATGGCAGTGAGACAATCGCAAGAGGACCCTATAAACTGGTCGCTTCCAAAGTGGCATTTACACACCCAATCACATCCGAATTGACCATATTGGAAACTGAATAAAACAAAACAGAGCTGTCCGTGCCGCCGTACTCTTACGACCTCATGCGACAGCTCTTTCTTGTCTCTCCGCCTAAAATTACAATTGCTGCGGAAGATGGAGGCGACTCTGATAGGATCAGCGTAAATCCGAATTACCGGACAGATGTCTTAATTTCTGCAAAGTGCACAGATATACGGCAATCCCCAAATAGATACCCACTCACAATCCCCTGCAATTACACATTAAACTTTCACTTTTAAAAAAAAATGCCCCTGAAGTGCGTTGACTTCCGGGACATTCCATTATAATTACTTCACCAGCAACTGCTGAATACTGCTTTCCAGCCGCTTATCCACTTCTTTCGCATCTTCAATATGCTCCACGATCAGCTCATGTGCTGCAGAAAATAGCGAATTGGCTTTTTGCAACTCTTTTTGCATGAGAGCGGATAACTCATTTTGTTCCACAATCATCTTTTCAATCGAAGATATATCCAATTGACTTTCTTGAACCGTCTCCAGTATATGATCAATTTTAGAGGCAGTCTGTAAACTGACAGCCACTCCCTGTTCGATCAGCTTGGAACTTTTCTTCGTCGCCTCAAGCGCCTGGAGAATTTCATCCTTAAGAGAACTTGTCAGCTGCTGAATGTCTTTCGTGCTGGAAGACGTACTTTCCGCCAGCTTCCGTACTTCCTGAGCAACAACTGAAAATCCTTTGCCATACTCACCTGCCCTGGCAGCCTCTATGGAAGCATTCAGTGCCAGCAGATTCGTTTGGGCAGCGATATTTTCAATCACACCGACAATCGATTGAATCTCTACCGAGCGGTCGCTTAACTGTGCCATGCTTTCTCCCGTTTCCGTCATATGCGCACCTAAGTCTTTCATGACCTGAGCAGTTAATCGGACATCCTCTGCTCCGTGTTCTGCTTCTTTCACCATATAAATTGATTTTTCTTCCAATGAACGGCCGTTATCTTGCAGCTGTGCAGATGAGTCTGTCGTTTTCTCACTCAGTTCCTGTATGATATGAAAACTGTCTTCGATGCTCGATACAGCTTCGCCTAAAACATGATGCTGCGCGTTTACTTTTTCATGCTGGGCCACTGCTGCAGTCAATTCTGTCTTTGCCTGCTTAAAACGCTGTGGATCCGGCTTCTTCTCCTGAATAGGCGGCATCTGAATGTTTGTATGCTCATTCAGCGCGCGCCGCTCGGGCTGTCTTCTGAATATCCCCATCTTGTTCACCCCTGCCAGTATTTGATCGATCAGAATGTGTCAGGATCAGATCCCGTACGTTCATCGCGATGTAATGCATTAATCATTGCCATATCAGAAAGTGTTAACTCAAAATCAGCTATTTCACTGTTTTCCTCAATACGGCTGAGAGTGACAGATTTAGGAATAACAATCAGTCCGTTTTGAATATGCCATCTCAGGATAACTTGTGCAATCGTCTTGTCATACTGTGCTGCAATTGCAGCAAGGACAGCATCTTCCAGCAGCTGTCCTCTCGCTAATGGGCTCCAGGAAGTCACCGCGATTTGGTGTTCGCTGCAGAACTGGCGCAATGATTCCTGCGTCAGGCGCGGGTGTATTTCCACCTGGTTCACCATCGGAGAGATATTTGCTATCGTAAAAATTTCCTGCAGATGCGATTCATGATGGTTGGAAACTCCTGTAGCACGGATTAGTTTTTCATCATACAGTCTCTCAATCGCACGATATGTATCTACATATTTTCCTGTCACTGGCCAATGTGTCAAATACAAGTCTAAATAGTTCATATCCAGTCTGGTCAATGAGCGTTCAAATGCGCGTAAAGTCTCATCGTATCCTTGTTCATCATTCCATACTTTAGATGTTATGAACAAGTCTTCACGGGCAATGCCAGTATTGCGGATTGCTTCACCCACCACTTGTTCATTTGCGTAAATAGATGCCGTATCAATTGCGCGGTATCCTGCTGAAACCGCTTTCTCAACTGCCTGCATCGTTTGCTCCGGTTCCGTCATTTTGTATGTGCCTAAACCAAACTGCGGCATCTGCACGCCGTTGCTCAGAATGACCATTTGATCAAAAATAGTCGCCATGTAAATTCCTCCTTTATATACTCTTAGTGCAATTGTACCTTACTTCATAAGATTTACGAATACTTTTTCGATATAACAGGTTGATTTCTTTCAAGAAAACGAATATTATGGTCTGTGGTCATAAATATGTTCGTAATCTAAGGAGAGAATATAAAGTGTTTCAATTAAAGAAGAATCAAACGACGGTTAAAACGGAAATACTGGCTGGGATGACTACATTCCTGACAATGGTCTATATCGTGATCGTGAATCCGATCATTTTGTCAGATGCCGGTGTCCCCTTTGACCAAGTCTTTTTAGCTACTATTATAGCTACTGTGATAGGCACATTATGGATGGCTTTATTCGCCAATTACCCGATCGCAATCGCGCCCGGCATGGGGCTGAACGCGTATTTTGCCTCTGTTGTCATCGGATCTGACGGCCGGCTTGATTATTTGACCGCGTTTTCTGCAGTCTTTATCGCGGGTTTGATCTTTGTATTATTATCCATGACATCTTTCAGGGAAAAGCTTATTGAAGAAATACCCGAGAATCTTAAACATGGAATTACTGCCGGAATCGGCCTGTTTATCGCATTTATCGGACTGCGCCTGTCAGGTCTGGTAATCCCCCACGAGTCCAATATCGTGCAGCTTGGTGAACTTACTTCACCTTCCGTCTTGCTGACGCTGTTTGGACTGATTGTCACTATCATTTTAATGAACAGAAACGTCTACGGAGCAATTTTCATAGGGATGATTGCAACAGGTGCAATCGCCTTCTTCACGAAACAGCTGAAGTTTGAAGGCTTCGTGAAAATGCCTCATCTGCCGGAAGGAATCCTTGTATGGAATCCTGTCCAGGCAATGGGCGATGTCATCTCATACGGTTTATACGGTGTCGTACTGTCGTTTCTGCTCGTGACATTATTTGATACAACCGGCACGATGATTGGTGTTGCTAAACAGGCGGGATTGATGAAAGGCAACTCCTTACCGCGCGCACGTCACGCCCTTTTAGCAGATTCAGTGGCCGCTACAGTAGGCTCCATGGCTGGAACAAGCCCCACATCTGCTTATGTCGAATCGTCTTCTGGTGTAGCGGTGGGCGGCCGCACAGGACTGACTACATTAACAGTCGCTGTGCTGTTCATTGCTGCAGCATTCTTCAGTCCGGTCGTCAGTGCACTGTCAGGTGTAGCTGCCATCACGGCGCCTGCTTTAATAATAGTAGGGAGTCTGATGATCGGCGCAGTGAAAAATATCGACTGGGATTCATTCGATGAATCATTCCCAGCATTCCTAGTAATTTTGACG
The Sporosarcina sp. P33 genome window above contains:
- a CDS encoding ABC transporter substrate-binding protein, whose translation is MKKEITDHLGRTVVYNFPPKRIVTLCPGITETLFGIGLEEEIVGRTRYCIYPEQAKTVPAVAGTKDLQLEKIHATKPDLIIMEKEENTQEMVEELSAFYPVYVAEVQKIDEAYRMITDMGILTDREEQARSLCSDIKQAFSELPALPAARVAYVIWKKPYMAAGKDTYINSLLQEMGFITPFAESSDRYPALTEEQFKDANLDLVLLSSEPYPFKEKQQAEFQKMLPDSAIQLIDGEMFWYGVRMLEGAKYFKEFPFDV
- a CDS encoding ferritin-like domain-containing protein, with product MFVTQLRNAIEEEYKSYFYYKSMYQLTDDLLWREFIRHAYEDEKSHYEMFQQLHYMMTGTFVPNPKKPAPCTNLKESAKNALVYELEAVEQYKEMFLTIPFEAAYDPLFIALHDEMEHAIRMSTIFNGTK
- a CDS encoding YheE family protein, whose product is MLQHFSYKKMFADTDLPGWTISFYYKNKQYTGDYHKDGTVNWTNGTPPDEDQVLGMVHDLMTFHVYE
- a CDS encoding hemolysin family protein, whose translation is MDIAIRLAAFAALIAITAFFVACEFAIVKVRSSRLDQLIDEGNKRAVLSKKIADNLDEYLSACQLGITISALGLGMLGEPTVRMMLEPVFETLTLDANVETILSFTVALAIVTYLHVVVGELAPKTIALHKAEELSLSLAVPLNLFYRLMYPIIKGMNGSARLVTRLLGFKSISELEVGHTEEELRIILSDSLRSGEINQAEYKYVNRIFEFDDRVAKEIMLPRTEMMTVDKEMTLSEVFELMDVEQYTRYPITDGDKDHVIGLINMKNLLTAYIKDPTNGSKSVVNYMQPIIRVIETVPIGDLLLQIQRERIHMAVLLDEYGGTSGLVTIEDILEEIVGEIRDEFDLDELPELQKVGTDHYILDAKMLIENVNHALNIEILEEDIDTIGGWFMDQRFEAIQGEKIIEQGYEFTVKEVDGHHILYLEAKKQPPDPATNEAADTSQ
- a CDS encoding disulfide oxidoreductase codes for the protein MNKKQENWLLSMWAAALIATLGSLYFSEIKGYIPCTMCWYQRIFMYPIVLIGLLALIQKNTTIAWTTAAFSFIGGCISLYHYGIQKLSLLQNSAPECGGVSCTGTYINYFGFITIPFLALVAFAFIFIASLVLLKHTKE
- a CDS encoding thioredoxin family protein, which produces MKKLLAIGGIIVVIFILIIVLNNKSNETKLADNPYGKNNLQQSTIDLLDNENYQNVALPEDIFKQIESGEPTTVYYFSPDCPHCMDMTPRLMPIADEYDAHVYQYNLLEFENELKSEYDITAWPTLVHYKDGKEQGRTVGSQPDDQIRAFFDEFESN
- a CDS encoding RluA family pseudouridine synthase, giving the protein MTSFHYTTRQPGETVEKLLREQWQGGKKSVHQMRMDKSVTNAEGEPVEWKEPLPEGTELIFGFNGVHSSYKPEPFDSLRVIWEDEHVLAVYKPAGLSVHPEHAPGTGTLMNEVMGYIESKGGTYAEHIHRLDQHTAGILLIAKHPLAKTMFDRMLEQNQIERYYTAELEGQLRKPRGTINMPIGKDRYHATRRRVSPSGQSAVTHFKVLERKPDTTLVEAQLETGRTHQIRVHFAHLGHPVVGDQLYGSETIARGPYKLVASKVAFTHPITSELTILETE
- a CDS encoding methyl-accepting chemotaxis protein gives rise to the protein MGIFRRQPERRALNEHTNIQMPPIQEKKPDPQRFKQAKTELTAAVAQHEKVNAQHHVLGEAVSSIEDSFHIIQELSEKTTDSSAQLQDNGRSLEEKSIYMVKEAEHGAEDVRLTAQVMKDLGAHMTETGESMAQLSDRSVEIQSIVGVIENIAAQTNLLALNASIEAARAGEYGKGFSVVAQEVRKLAESTSSSTKDIQQLTSSLKDEILQALEATKKSSKLIEQGVAVSLQTASKIDHILETVQESQLDISSIEKMIVEQNELSALMQKELQKANSLFSAAHELIVEHIEDAKEVDKRLESSIQQLLVK
- a CDS encoding aldo/keto reductase, translating into MATIFDQMVILSNGVQMPQFGLGTYKMTEPEQTMQAVEKAVSAGYRAIDTASIYANEQVVGEAIRNTGIAREDLFITSKVWNDEQGYDETLRAFERSLTRLDMNYLDLYLTHWPVTGKYVDTYRAIERLYDEKLIRATGVSNHHESHLQEIFTIANISPMVNQVEIHPRLTQESLRQFCSEHQIAVTSWSPLARGQLLEDAVLAAIAAQYDKTIAQVILRWHIQNGLIVIPKSVTLSRIEENSEIADFELTLSDMAMINALHRDERTGSDPDTF
- a CDS encoding NCS2 family permease, translated to MFQLKKNQTTVKTEILAGMTTFLTMVYIVIVNPIILSDAGVPFDQVFLATIIATVIGTLWMALFANYPIAIAPGMGLNAYFASVVIGSDGRLDYLTAFSAVFIAGLIFVLLSMTSFREKLIEEIPENLKHGITAGIGLFIAFIGLRLSGLVIPHESNIVQLGELTSPSVLLTLFGLIVTIILMNRNVYGAIFIGMIATGAIAFFTKQLKFEGFVKMPHLPEGILVWNPVQAMGDVISYGLYGVVLSFLLVTLFDTTGTMIGVAKQAGLMKGNSLPRARHALLADSVAATVGSMAGTSPTSAYVESSSGVAVGGRTGLTTLTVAVLFIAAAFFSPVVSALSGVAAITAPALIIVGSLMIGAVKNIDWDSFDESFPAFLVILTMPLTSSIATGIALGFITYPLLKITKGQGKQVPLLLYVFAVLFAYQLLFLPH